TGCtcagtacagcgccatctgatgggttatttgatattttagtaAGAAACTAGCTATggattatattttactttttgttATCATCGTAGCCATATGAAGCTAGGACGTTACCTAACAGTTTTGAAGTTTCCATACTAAACTTGGTCATTTGTAAAAGTCTGTGCAGAGTTGGATTGATCCGACTATGAACAAAACACGTTTTGCTATATTAATCTACTTGTCGGTTTTGTATACCAAAATATCAGAGACAGACGGAGCCAAATGCCAAAATGCCAAAATgtcatttttaataaaaaacaattgTCATCAAAAATCTTAATTACTATGTTTCCATTGCGCAGGGTCGGGATAAACGCGACGCGTCCCTGGAAGAGCTTCGTCGCCACATTGTCAACAGCTACATTCCTCTTGGGAGGCAGTTCATGGTTCTCTTCCCTGAAGGTGGCTTCCTGCATAAGAGGAGAGAAATAAGTCAGAGGTAAATGTTCCTTCTCCCTCTCGCATCTCTAGAAGAGCTTTGTCTCATCGTAAATATCTAAATCCCGCTTGAAATGCAGTTGTTTCTCTTTCCTGAAGGTGTCTTCCTGCATAAGATGAGATAAATAAGTCAGAAGTAAATGTTCGTTCTCTCTCTCGCATCTCTAGAACAGATTTGTCTCATCGTATATCATCAACAACTACATCTCTCTCGAGAGGCAGTTCATGGTTCTCTGCCCTGAAGGTGGCTTCCTGCACAAGAGGAGAAAAATAAGCCAGAGAAATATATTATGTTCTCTCTTTTTCTCGCTACATCCCGCTTGAGATGCATTTTATGGTTCTTTACCGTATTAATAAAGACAAAaagtatataataaatattaaatctgTAATAAAACAATGCAACAACATCGCTTCTAGACTCTCTTAAAAGCTAACATTCGGACAGAAAATTGTGACTAATACGTCCACATTTCCAGATTCGCAGATAAAAACAACTTGCCAAAGCTGGAGTATGTCACTCTGCCGCGCGCCGGCGCGATGAAGATCATCATGGAAGAGATAGGGCCACAGAGGGAGTACAGCCCCGGGACGTCTCAGAACGAAAACAGCAAAAGAGGTGGGATTGATGTTACAAGTCACTATATTTATATAGCTGGCAATCGTTAAGGTGGGATTACACCAGTGTGCGGGACTGTAGGTACGGCacaagcatattcagtacaaaaatgcttgtgccaCACAGTGCCGCACACTGATGGAATCCTGCCTTTAGGCATACTAGTTAACCACTCATGGAGCGGTATTCAGATCGACTACAACAACTAAGAAAATTATTCATATTATAGTTACCTAAGTCTAGTCCGAATTTAAGTAAAATGTGCCAACTTTGTTGTGATGGGTAGGAAAAATAAGCGGTACAAAATAAATGAGGTGCCTCACGACTGAGCAACTCAACACTACAACTTTGTACCTCATTGGGTAATTGTGCTCCATAAGTTTTTATAAATGTAAACTACATATATCACAACCTCAGTTAAGTGTTACaacgtgatgacagtgatggtCAGTCAATGTCAGGATTGTCAGgtcaataataaattaaatcggCATATCAACATTCCAACCACAATATcatcattttaaaattttaaacaaaattcaGAATTTTGGAGCATTTTACGGTGGttacatttatattatacaAGTAGATGGAGTTCTTCAGGTGGCTTCTAATAAGTGAaattagaaaaggagttccgcttgtaatattagttgtacctagtttatttaattggcaaaGTTGACGATAGTTGGCCCGATCGCCAACTTTGTTAAACCAAATCCTAAGAAAGTGGTTCTTTTTTCACATCTCGGTAGATAATATCTAAGACCATAATCTACAATTAACTAAGCGTTTTGAAGTGTGTATTTTGGATTGGATTGTTTAGTGTAGTGTAAGTGTATTAAAGTTGATAATAATTTCTTCTCCTTCAGTTTTCCTTCTACTTAAGAACAGTTTTATCCAAAATCCGAATATAATATTAAGATTATAATGTGCCACCGTATATTTCAGAGAACCATACCACCCGAAACGTACCCCGAGCCGTCGCAGCCACCAGCCCGCACTTAGAATGGGTGCTGGATGTGACCATAGCGTACCCAGACCGAGTGCCACTCCATCTGATCCAGGACGTGGTGTGCGGCATCAGGCCCCCCTGCAGCATACGGTTGCATTACAGGCTTTATCCAATCACTGAGGTAAGATTTTGGTTTTTATTCTGGTTTGCTTACTCTTTGTataatgtcggcggccgatcgtaagatcaggcagatcgtaatgttcctgtgtaatgttttgacgttAGTCACAGTAATCAAAGATATatgtaggataggttcgttaggttgcttcaggtgcccgaagggcaaactgcccagaaataggagccccgcggggctccttcgactcagggaacgagtcaaagattttcacgttccacgatatgcctaggaatttcacgatatgcctgatcttacgatcggccgccgacatatataatcTATACGCAGATGACATACACTAAAGGAAAATTGAGCAAGTCGTCCGGTGGCCGAGGATGCTGAAATCACACATCACGCCTTTATCTTACGCGGCGAACATTCTAACCTTTAGACCACCCGGCCACGGGGGTATCATTCCCAAAGTATAATTATACTTTATTTTGAAACGCTATAGGTGTGTTTAGGATGCAAAGAGGTGGCATCCGCTGGCCTCGACTGGAAGAAACTTGAAGAGACAGCACAGGATCGACAACAGTGGAGAacccttctgagagccctatgtccctgatgagggataacaggataccatcattatcatcatcataggtGTGTTTGTCCGATAATAATGGCAAACAGTGGCTCCTGTACTAATAATACTTTATGGGATTACGGGAGGACGATCTTATCagagctcggagtaattaacaacggagacgccatgtctaaaattttcggtacaaaatagtctgccgttttttgcgggggaggggcacctcaaatgtataggtacgtcatgtcagataaacgtcagtccatacatatggttgacatgtggttgaccattggccgcctattttcgacagaggggaacgcctgttaatggcggctccattgttaattactccgagtatcAGAGTGATATGGCGGTGCATCGTGTCTCCAAAATGATACTGTCATAATATTTCCTGATCTGAAAAGTTTCTAAGCACATAGGCTTTCGTATAATAATAAGTAGACCTTTTTGTATCTCTGAAAGCTTTTTCATGTTTTTCTCTTTAACTCGCAGGTACCACCAGACTCAGAAGGTATGACCCAGTGGCTGTACGACAGATTCATAGAAAAGGATAGAATGCTAGAAGAATACTACAGGACCGGTCAGTTCCCGACCACATCTGACACTCAAGTTGTTAGACAAGTCAGACAAGACAATCTGAGGTTCCTCATAGTGCACGCTTTCTTCATAGC
This window of the Cydia fagiglandana chromosome 15, ilCydFagi1.1, whole genome shotgun sequence genome carries:
- the LOC134671254 gene encoding acyl-CoA:lysophosphatidylglycerol acyltransferase 1-like isoform X1; its protein translation is MGAWNPRPGVLSNLMWIMDRVLKFTNFGIVSVLHEDFFIQAGRDKRDASLEELRRHIVNSYIPLGRQFMVLFPEGGFLHKRREISQRFADKNNLPKLEYVTLPRAGAMKIIMEEIGPQREYSPGTSQNENSKRENHTTRNVPRAVAATSPHLEWVLDVTIAYPDRVPLHLIQDVVCGIRPPCSIRLHYRLYPITEVPPDSEGMTQWLYDRFIEKDRMLEEYYRTGQFPTTSDTQVVRQVRQDNLRFLIVHAFFIASTYVQYQLFYAVWSWIW
- the LOC134671254 gene encoding acyl-CoA:lysophosphatidylglycerol acyltransferase 1-like isoform X2, giving the protein MGAWNPRPGVHSNLMWIMDRVFKFTNFGIVSVLHEDFFIQAGRDKRDASLEELRRHIVNSYIPLGRQFMVLFPEGGFLHKRREISQRFADKNNLPKLEYVTLPRAGAMKIIMEEIGPQREYSPGTSQNENSKRENHTTRNVPRAVAATSPHLEWVLDVTIAYPDRVPLHLIQDVVCGIRPPCSIRLHYRLYPITEVPPDSEGMTQWLYDRFIEKDRMLEEYYRTGQFPTTSDTQVVRQVRQDNLRFLIVHAFFIASTYVQYQLFYAVWSWIW
- the LOC134671254 gene encoding acyl-CoA:lysophosphatidylglycerol acyltransferase 1-like isoform X3, translated to MVLFPEGGFLHKRREISQRFADKNNLPKLEYVTLPRAGAMKIIMEEIGPQREYSPGTSQNENSKRENHTTRNVPRAVAATSPHLEWVLDVTIAYPDRVPLHLIQDVVCGIRPPCSIRLHYRLYPITEVPPDSEGMTQWLYDRFIEKDRMLEEYYRTGQFPTTSDTQVVRQVRQDNLRFLIVHAFFIASTYVQYQLFYAVWSWIW